The Venturia canescens isolate UGA chromosome 10, ASM1945775v1, whole genome shotgun sequence genome segment AAAGCAGTTCAGTAAAATGGAGTTTTGCCGAGTCGTGCCAAAACTCGAATGTTTTCCTATTTGCAACAcgtgcaaatttgtttatacgcatttttattactttcgtggatattcaagGCCGCATTAGAGTGGGAATAACGAGAAGAACGGTCGTAAATAATGCCCGGTAGCTGCGAGCTTATTCGCAGGAGAGTGGATTCGATGCTGGGGGAAAAAAGTGTGTAGTCTTACACACTGTACACTTTTTGTAAAGTGTAATGCAACGAAATAGCAaagttaaggtagatcatgtccGAAGGGTCGTATTTTATTGGGTGTTTAAGTTGAACCGATTTTTACTccttaattaaagatataatcactctaAATCCATGTCAAAATTATCAATTCGATATTgcaaataatttctttcaacttatcttttggcgaatgaaattacaagccatttattaatcggggatccatcgctgactgaaccccaaactcgattcgtccctggcgaaattACTACAGtgttttatgtaaaaaatcgctttagagagcgcaaagggataacacaaagggaaattgatgaagaaaaaagttttaataaaaagacaggaaTGGGTCAAGCCAAGAAGGAACAAAATGCCGAATTAAGCAAGTGTGAGGttacacgagtgctcattaccaatttcgttcaatcttgaacgtaatatatctttattgcTGCTGAgaaaatcgtctcgaattttttcccaaaccttcattgcgtactttattgttattgtgtactttttcataaacttcgtaagaagcgttcattcgttattgcCAAAGATAAACCATTTTTTACGCCTAGTCTCTATTTGTCTCAATAAACAATGAGACaagccctttaaaatttgatattcagTCGATCAACCATTTAAATTCTGTTAATTtaaagactttcttaagaaaatcgtttcgtgcatgaactaccttaaacaaAAGGAAGCCGGTCCGAGTCTCAAAGACGTCATCGCGTCCAATTAAATTCGTCTTCCCCTCATTTCTACAGAGTTGTtgtcgagggagagagaaggaacgAGTGAATACAGGCACAAGTTCATTTTTACCTGGTGGTCTGAGAATAGCCGGAATGCTATCGCGTCTCGGCAAGAGGTTGGGGACCCTCGTAgtttttcgtctctcttttttcacTTGTATTTTTCCAAGTTTCTTAACCTCTTTTCGCAGCCAGCCTGGAAGAAAGCACTTTCGTTCCAAGCCACGGAaatgtcaatatttttttcaggccTTCCTGCTTCAGGTTTTTCGACAATTGGCCTTATTCGGTGGCCAAATTATCGTACTTCATATCGACTAAGGGCATGTGTCATATTTTCTAGAGCCTCATTCGATCCCCTTCTGCGAGCAAGACTCTCACTGCGTTTCGGGGACGACACTCCCCTACACTAATCCAATTACTCATCACActaatggagaaaaataataatcaagaTTAATGTAAGAAACAGCGACACATGAAGGCCcttatttttgttgtttctcgCGGAAGAACCCCACGGAGAAAGAGCAAATTAATTCTTTCGGCACGATCGTACTTGCCTCAATGTCATCCGATCATATTTATCGAACGAGAAACATCAAATTCTCACCAATTTATTAAATACTGTAAATTACTCCAAAACAATCGTTTCGTCACTTCAATTTTTGTGCCAATCGCCCGAATATGCTTCCATTAATTTCTCGTTCGAACCTTTCCCATACAGTGGAGTCGTTAAAACCCTGCTTTCGACGATGAAAGTTTTCGAACGAAGACGATCAAAAATCACATGAGAACTCGTGCAATTTTGAGtatctttcgaaaaaatcaaaaaaagtcataaaatgttgaaacaattttaaaattgatgacttagaaaaaaacaatgaaacaaaatgctctcgattgaatgaaataatgaaaaaaggaatgagGAGTGTCGCGGTGATGTGAGAAATGCattgatcattttttcagGTGAAATGAGAGGAAATTGAAGCGAATAAATAGTCGACTGGAGCATCACAATTTGGATGTTTCTTGCTGCACAACCTTGGTTTTCTTGCTTCCTCTTGCGAGGATCTTTGACGTACGTTTATCGTCTCAATCGTTCGTTCCGCGGCTCTGTAATCCCGCGTATGTGTGTTAACACGTTGGTGTGTCGATATAGTTAAACGATCATCAAGAAATAGAGAGTGGAGCACGTTCGAAAGAGAGCATGGGCTATTCGCATCGACGAGCACCCACCGAGCAGCCTCGAGTTGTTCCCTCTCGGGGCTTTTCTACGCACACCAGAAAGCTCCGAAGAGAGTTGCCAGTCGACGTTCGTACCTCCGTCCTCCAGGGACGTCGAGCGTGGAACACGCGCGTCTTTTCCTGCCGAAGTGTTGCTCTCTTATCGTCTCCATTTTATCTCCTTTTTTCGTACTATTTTCGCGCTACGTTCGACCGCCCAAGGGAAAGTGAAATTACCTTAATTCCATTTTCGGCTGAgtgaatttcgccttaaaaaacaaaaagggaTTCTAATCGGGCCCGAAAAACATCCAAGTGCCTGAAAACGTTGAGGGAGTTGAGCTCGTTTTCATTGATTGAGGAGTGAAATAAATTGCTCGAAAGTAACGTTCGAGTGGCTTAAAACGATCGAATTTTTATCGTATTTTCTCGCATTTTCGTCGGGGGACTGGACGGACCTGATAAATTTTTGATTATCGAATCGACCACGGTCGATAGAATTGGAGCAATTACGCTTTGATTTATCATCAAGACAAAATAATTGTTCAAATTGCTTTTGAGGATTACTGTGATCGGAGTGCCATTCAAGGGATTATTTGTTTCCGGCGGAATACGCCAAGTGACTTCCTCTCGATGAAACGTCATTAATTCTAGTTTTCATATCGCCGAGAGCTACGAATTACATAATTATGAACGAGGGCCTGTGAAATTATTGCTTCATTAAAACGATCGCGTTCGTTtctagaataaaaaaaaaaaaagaaaaaaaaaacaaagagaaaaaaggaaaaggaaaacAGAAAAGCGATTCTATACTGACGCACAAAATGATTACCGTGCCGATTTCTACCTCCAGCCCCTACGTCACTGTCACGTCGTACAGTGACGCGAGCGCCCTCAATAAAAAACCGCTGGtgagaaaattttataataaaaatgatgtctattaaataatcgataatgcgataattttttaaactcaATCATCCCCGCGACACAAGCTTTCCATGAAATTCTgataaattgtcaaatttttgtcacaaatttgaaattctaacgaaaaaatagTAACAAAGAGAAAGTCTcgatgaaacgagaaaaaacagATCGTGATAACTCAGGCCACAGAGCTTCTGAGGCCGAGGAGAAGATGAGAGAGCAaaaaacgagaggaaaaaaaaacaatacgcCGCAGTTCTAAATTCGTACTGAGGCAACGTGAGCAAGAATCCAAAGCCACTGCCAGGCCTCAGAGCGAGGATGACCGTGTTCTCTATTTCTCGTATACGATCGCGAGTACACAAAAAAACGTGCTGGGAGGAGGTATTTTTCGAGCTTGTTtatattcgaggaaaaaaacaaatgttggTTGGAAGACGGATAGGGAAAGTAACGAAAACAACTGCCTTAAAAGAATGACGATAAGAGGCGAATCATTATGCATAATGAGTACGTTCGATTGGTCACGAAATCCTCGAGAATTTACGACGTCGCGGAAAAAGAaattggcaaaaaaattacatcgatAACGGAATAacaattttgttggaaaacaACAACCTCGTTCGAGTATctttccataaaaatatggaaaattcGACTCGGTTATGCGacgcaatgttttttctcttcgaaagTCTCTGCTCGATTTATGACTCGCGAAATCGCAGAGACGAGAAGCTACGTCAAATCTCGAAGCAAAGACGCAAACGCATCGTCGACCTCGGACTTTGCGTTCGACGCTTTTGCATCCTCGTTGCATATTCTGCCAATTCCTCTTTtcgtgaaatattgaaaagctCTCGTCGATACGAAAGCTCCACTGCAGCTCGGGAAAAAACgtgccaattttttcaaccacaCAAAGAAGTTGAATTTAGAAAAGGGAAACCtgagaaataagaatttcattcgcttcTAGTAACTCAAAATAGACGACATTCGACGAACAGAAATCTCGACTGGATGCTTGGTCTTTGATCAGATTTTTTCTCTAATCTGCAATTTTTCGACACTCCATTTAGTTGTAACATCGAATCGTTTGATCCTCTACACGATTGCTGATTTCCAAGCTTCTTAAACTCCACGGTTTGGACGAATCGGGCTCCGTTTTCAATCGTGATTTTTCGATCATTGCATATTTTCACAATTCAATTTCGTTCTAAGATTTGATGATACGATTTTGtgcaagaattttcaaatctgggtcgaagcttcgagaaaatatttataaaaagaaTCTGGATTTGCAAGAGATTCtattaaataatttcattcaatcccagtgaaaaaaagaaaaatgtattttgaaagaaaaaaattatgaaccattttgaattactttttttgattaagttcagaCTTTCAGTAAAATTTAATCTCAGGATTCaactattgaattttttttttccatttttggtTCGATTCCAAagcgttgaaataaaaaaaaatgggccaAACAGACACGTGTTTCTGGTGATTGCAGTCTCAGATAGATACGAAGCTCCTCCTCACGACGATATATTTTGACGTGTACATAATATACTCGAGTGTGTGTACGAGGCTCTCGAGTTCTGGACTACAATAATGAAAAGCTCGTCCCCTAATTGGATGAGGGAAGCCTCGTTGCTGACGATCTTTCTTTCTGTGTCACCCCAACTATGCAGAATTTTCACTTGGTTTTACTCACCTTTTTTCGACTCGAGAGAGCGTGAGAAATGCAACACAaacaaacacttttttattcCAGGGATTGAGAGTGGAGATTGTCAAATGTGATTGCTTACTTTTCGTTCGAGTCTCGTTCCGTAGTAtacaattaattaattatttgtgaaaaatgacATTAGAAAACttctaattattattatttgaggAATCGTTAGTTGTATTTACTTTATTCGCTTTTCTATGAgggaaaaatccgaaaaaattcaactttgCTGATATTTTTAGTAGAATCATAAAATGTAggacgaaaaataattgctTGGATATTTCGTTGCGTATTTTGGTCGACGTCAACCTCACTTATTCCGCTtgcgaaatgaattttcttcatcgGCTGTCACTGGTCTGAGAGGTGCGAGCCAATGTACCATTGTTTCACTTTTGAGTACTCGTCCTTGAGCATTGGCCTAATTTTGCAGATTATTTAATCGCGAAGATTATTATTCGTCATTATTGCGAATAAACAGTTCGTTTGACTCGACGACCTTTGCGGTTAAATCTTTCCTGACTCCGCCGCTTTTTTATCAAGTCTTCATTGTTTCTTCCCCCACAAAAATTTATGCGTATGACAATTTATTGATTTCCTAATGAATTCCATTATTCTTTCTTGCTCTTTAGGTTCAAGAGTTGTTCAGCGCGATGAAGGAACAAGCGTCGTTGGCCAGGATCGATAAAGATCGCGATGTGCCCCAGAGATCTCAGAGCAGCGCTGCAACGCTCACTACAATTGGGGCTGACATATCGCCGAGTTCTTCTCACTTCTTTGAGgtaattgaggaaaaaagttgctctctctctctctctctctctttgctgTTCAAGGACTGGGATTGGAGTAAAACTTTGTAGCTTCCTTCAagcaaaaattcatcgataaaCAATGAGCCAATTTTTGGACGTTTCAAGAAATgacttttcattctttttccatgACTCATTTTTTAGATGTTTCTAAACCCTTTTTAAAAtctacaataaaaatatgagtttAGTACACGCTTTTAcgtcaaaaatattcaatacaaaaataaaattacaatgcATTTAATGTTCATGTTCTAAAacacaatttggatgaaatcaAAAAGATGCGCAAAAACTgaggaaaattaaaatttatttggaaTAACAACAATTCGttaatcgtgaaaaaactctgatatttcaatcgaatattttcttgaaaaaaataatcatcaatCTTCGTagcgtttgaaaaaatgcaattttctaAGACTTCGAGGTTATTTTCATGTTAATTTATggatcgattgttttttttttttactctaaaAAGGTGCTGTACGttggaaaaatgaagttgcCGCATCAAAAAGTACCGGAATCGTTTATCGATGATGCCCTCGTCAAATTTCGAGCCCACGGTCTCGAAAAGTCGAAATCTTCGACGAGCAATCTTCTGCAAGAATGTCAGCAACTTCGGATACAGGCGATTAGCGCAAATTTGTCGAGCGAGATCCGAAGAGGCAGCGCCGTGAGAATAAATTCTTtgactttttgtttttactggagcaggtgagaaaaaagaactcCCTTTTCACGTCAGATTTATTGCAGGATTCAAGCACCAGCGAACTGGGGAGCACAGACAATGTTTCCAGCTCGACGGTTCTGTCACCCTCCAGCCCGTTGGGGGTTGCCACCGCTCTTGGTGGTTCCGTCGAATCTCTGCCACCCTCAAATCGCGGCAATAATTCACAACAAGATAGTCCAAACGTGCCAAAGAAAAATCTCACCTCGAGAATAGACGTCCCCGAAATGATGAGAAATAGGGCTGCCTCCACCGGAAGTGTCCTCGGACCACGACGTGATTCTTCCAAAGGAAACGACGATCACAATCGCACAATGCTATTTCAGGTTGGATCATCGTATTTTCACTCTTTTATCCCGAATAAAGGAGACAACAAAAATTACGTGAATTTCGCTTTTTAGTGATGTGACAAACTTTTTAAAAAGATCCTCGTTCATGTATAAAAATTGTGTGAAAAGCTTCAAATTCATTGACGAGTTcccttttttactttcatttttttcatttgctttGCTATCGttgagtttgaattttttttatagtattTTCTGCATActttgatgaataaaatacTCTTTGAAGGATTGGGCCATAAAGTTATTAAAATCGTCGCTCAATTGAATTCTGTGcttcgaaaaatctttgacTTTTGCCCTGCCGTTCGCAGTTcgaacgtttgaaaaaaatgttaatcgcCTTTAGATTACAAAGAAAAACCATTGTGTAGATTTCCCCTTCGCTaacattttttacaataattcttTTCCAGGTTGGCCGTTACGATTTGAGACTCATCAGCCCCGACAGAAAACAAGTGTTGCTCCATAAACAGCTCAAGGACATCGCGAGCTGCGTtcagggaataaaaaatgccGAACACTTCGGATTCATCTGCAGAGAGCCGACAATGGAGTGTTTCATCGGTTATGTCTTTAAATGCCAATCGGAATCTGTGGCTGATGATCTTGTCGGAGGTAAAAAATTTCCCTCGAacgaaaggagagaaaaaaaagtgtttgggACTCGacttaaaaattgtcaatcaCGTCATCGTTTCTTACTAACTTTGCTGTTCAATTTTCAGCTATAACTCAGGCTTTTATTGCTACGTGCAATGGcacaagaaaagaaaaacatcatcCCGTTTTTTCGTGCGAACATTGCCCGATGGTTTGGTACAATAAACTGTGCCAAGAGATCGAAGGTaaaacttgatcgtttcattttattcacattggaaaaaattgttacttTAAAAAACTGTAGAAGAAGTAGCTCGTAGTGAAAGAATACGTTaatgattattgaaaaatcgtaaatgaatgaaagaaattataaaGTAATGTTTACGGTTGTAGATTCACGAAATTAATGCATTATCGACGACGCGTTTGTGTGTTAATTATTCTGAAATTCGTGTCCATTattccttcattatttttgacaaTAGgtcaaaatgaaagaaaaactcaAAGTATTATCATATCCCGGATGGAAATGTTGCCCGAGGATGAGCAAGAAATCGTGTTGACTAAATACGAAGGTGCGAAATCAGCCGGAGGTTGTGGAGTCGGGAATACACTCCGGGAGCAAAACCAATTTTGGATGCTGTTGCTCCGGGCGCACTGCGAGGCAAAACAGACGCGTCATGTTCACGACACAGCAGAGAATaggtaaaatttattttaaaatttgtcaattgaaaTGATTGATTCAAGtagaaaatcgacgaaaaaactGCATGAAATTTTCGCTAATGAATCTggtttttgttcaatttaggAGCGAATTTCTCAACCAATATCTTAGCGTCGGAGTCGGAAGCACAATCTTCATGAAAGCGAAAAGGTCACTGACGAACAGCTTCGATCATCTGATGAAGAGAAAGGGCTCGCGAGATGATTTTGGTATGGGTTCGAACCAATACAGCGGTCAAAAAAGCGAAAGACAAAGTCCTGTGAGTTCTGGACCGGGGAGCGTCGATGGGAATAACGATTCCAACAGGCCCAGATCTCTGAGAGTCTCCCCTGAACAACAATTGGTTGTTAATACTGGACCAAAGAGTCCCATGATGGATATGTAAGtgaatttccaatttttgtacctttcaaatgattttgagaaattttttgtggTCAGTTTGAACcgaatttttgttcatttcgcTAGAAAATGTTGTTCTATCGAATTATTTGTTACAGATTCCTTAAAGTGGGAAATTCACCAAAGATGTCGCCCACCGAGGCCGAGGGAAACAACAAATATCAATCGAGCGGCTCGTGGCGACAAGCGATCCTGAATCGCGTCGTAACTCCTGGTAAAGACCAGGATAACAAGGATTCGGACGAGCCTGGCAGtgtgaatttcaataaaaatcatcaGGGCGTTCCGCAACGACGCACGAAAGAAGAACTCCGGGAGTTATGGAGAAAAGCTATAAATCAACAGGTCATTCTGATCAGgatggagaaagagaataCGAGACTTCGAGGTACTGCAAAATAAGCGATTCCACGTCGTTCACGACTATTCCGATTCTGTGTTCTATGAAACTACAGATTTTGAAGTCTGTCTCGAAAATCTGTCGAAAAaccaacgaaaaacaaaagaaaaaatccctCGGGATTAGCACAATAAACCATTTAGGGATAATTGAGTCTGAAGAAATCGATGGAATTTAGTCACATGACATTGCGATGTTACATAATCGATTCTTCAAATGTTCATTAGAAAAGTTCCATACAAAGATTAAAAAGAGCgctttaaaaatatcggaAACCACAATTGAAGCATTTCTCTAATTTTCGAATtcgtgattgaaaaaaaagttcgaatCTAGGACCAAACTGAGGATTAATTGGTGTTTCGTTTTCACAAATCCTTCTTATTATATTGCAGTGCGCCAGGAAGAAGCAACAATGAAGAGAATAAAATTGGAGTACGATGAGCTGAGCAGTTGTGCGCGTGAGTTATCCGAAGTGTGGGATTTGCTGGTGAGCAAAGAGTCGCGAATATCAACGAAGTGCGACAATCAAATGTTGTTACAAGCCATAAAGCAGGGAGTACCTCGAGGGAAAAGAG includes the following:
- the plx gene encoding TBC1 domain family member 4 isoform X3 produces the protein MKEQASLARIDKDRDVPQRSQSSAATLTTIGADISPSSSHFFEVLYVGKMKLPHQKVPESFIDDALVKFRAHGLEKSKSSTSNLLQECQQLRIQAISANLSSEIRRGSADSSTSELGSTDNVSSSTVLSPSSPLGVATALGGSVESLPPSNRGNNSQQDSPNVPKKNLTSRIDVPEMMRNRAASTGSVLGPRRDSSKGNDDHNRTMLFQVGRYDLRLISPDRKQVLLHKQLKDIASCVQGIKNAEHFGFICREPTMECFIGYVFKCQSESVADDLVGAITQAFIATCNGTRKEKHHPVFSCEHCPMVWYNKLCQEIEGQNERKTQSIIISRMEMLPEDEQEIVLTKYEGAKSAGGCGVGNTLREQNQFWMLLLRAHCEAKQTRHVHDTAENRSEFLNQYLSVGVGSTIFMKAKRSLTNSFDHLMKRKGSRDDFGMGSNQYSGQKSERQSPVSSGPGSVDGNNDSNRPRSLRVSPEQQLVVNTGPKSPMMDIFLKVGNSPKMSPTEAEGNNKYQSSGSWRQAILNRVVTPGKDQDNKDSDEPGSVNFNKNHQGVPQRRTKEELRELWRKAINQQVILIRMEKENTRLRVRQEEATMKRIKLEYDELSSCARELSEVWDLLVSKESRISTKCDNQMLLQAIKQGVPRGKRGDVWQFLAEQFCLKQPPIETKDFPNYNTPYELLLKQLTSQQHAILIDLGRTFPNHPYFSSPLGPGQLALFNLLKAYSLLDHEVGYCQGLSFVAGVLLLHMSEDQAFFLLRHLMFRRGLRKLYLPDMAALQLHLYQLSRLLHDRLPAIYDHFDKHEVSPTLYAAPWLLTLFASQFPLGFVTRVFDLLFLESSEVIFRVALALLEDHQDQLLCCESFEEIMEYLKTKVPAVDKAVLDRVMKRVFYPDMEIAKQLNEYRVEYQVLQEEMISVKPQIENIEKLELMNKQLTQQVSHLNNQLEIAMSNLHRLETTRSIQVSSFHKLESQNRSLEVTVTTLGSFIQQLIDSRTEIEIPGDVRRIVAQLSVAEKRRNSLAKSYPLKVIEDNNNRYEPTKSNSTGRESSKFLKSNSLMEAPYPLKSALSQPNLGTKLEKMSSFFANSHNHIRQQRAQMAALRSEGNDRTNNNDENDPKTVNIDIQITDDLSPGNDNGTLQKSRENTLKIDALSLEKSVSLPLTNAKIKLKPTKSAYELGSVKKVPTTKLEDICSDSTTSLTGTVHPLDTCSDVNFKYGGTTKLKSIKPNTRASNTSNYPQTDSNQNNEIQQSQQNPEILTR
- the plx gene encoding TBC1 domain family member 4 isoform X2 gives rise to the protein MITVPISTSSPYVTVTSYSDASALNKKPLVQELFSAMKEQASLARIDKDRDVPQRSQSSAATLTTIGADISPSSSHFFEVLYVGKMKLPHQKVPESFIDDALVKFRAHGLEKSKSSTSNLLQECQQLRIQAISANLSSEIRRGSADSSTSELGSTDNVSSSTVLSPSSPLGVATALGGSVESLPPSNRGNNSQQDSPNVPKKNLTSRIDVPEMMRNRAASTGSVLGPRRDSSKGNDDHNRTMLFQVGRYDLRLISPDRKQVLLHKQLKDIASCVQGIKNAEHFGFICREPTMECFIGYVFKCQSESVADDLVGAITQAFIATCNGTRKEKHHPVFSCEHCPMVWYNKLCQEIEGQNERKTQSIIISRMEMLPEDEQEIVLTKYEGAKSAGGCGVGNTLREQNQFWMLLLRAHCEAKQTRHVHDTAENRSEFLNQYLSVGVGSTIFMKAKRSLTNSFDHLMKRKGSRDDFGMGSNQYSGQKSERQSPVSSGPGSVDGNNDSNRPRSLRVSPEQQLVVNTGPKSPMMDIFLKVGNSPKMSPTEAEGNNKYQSSGSWRQAILNRVVTPGKDQDNKDSDEPGSVNFNKNHQGVPQRRTKEELRELWRKAINQQVILIRMEKENTRLRVRQEEATMKRIKLEYDELSSCARELSEVWDLLVSKESRISTKCDNQMLLQAIKQGVPRGKRGDVWQFLAEQFCLKQPPIETKDFPNYNTPYELLLKQLTSQQHAILIDLGRTFPNHPYFSSPLGPGQLALFNLLKAYSLLDHEVGYCQGLSFVAGVLLLHMSEDQAFFLLRHLMFRRGLRKLYLPDMAALQLHLYQLSRLLHDRLPAIYDHFDKHEVSPTLYAAPWLLTLFASQFPLGFVTRVFDLLFLESSEVIFRVALALLEDHQDQLLCCESFEEIMEYLKTKVPAVDKAVLDRVMKRVFYPDMEIAKQLNEYRVEYQVLQEEMISVKPQIENIEKLELMNKQLTQQVSHLNNQLEIAMSNLHRLETTRSIQVSSFHKLESQNRSLEVTVTTLGSFIQQLIDSRTEIEIPGDVRRIVAQLSVAEKRRNSLAKSYPLKVIEDNNNRYEPTKSNSTGRESSKFLKSNSLMEAPYPLKSALSQPNLGTKLEKMSSFFANSHNHIRQQRAQMAALRSEGNDRTNNNDENDPKTVNIDIQITDDLSPGNDNGTLQKSRENTLKIDALSLEKSVSLPLTNAKIKLKPTKSAYELGSVKKVPTTKLEDICSDSTTSLTGTVHPLDTCSDVNFKYGGTTKLKSIKPNTRASNTSNYPQTDSNQNNEIQQSQQNPEILTR